A single window of Providencia alcalifaciens DNA harbors:
- a CDS encoding YadA-like family protein codes for MRKIQKSYLLSIMSILLTFNAVAGESKNDSFSSKVLTSLQPYDIQNQINKAAVEAIRIGTQYTDSKAEELNTAIEVSEKNNKSYTNKKVTELNTRILTSTTQAISVGINYTDEQVKILDSNIQDAQANAITESNQYTDQKTQQLNNSIKESQSNAVNESNQYTDQKTQQLNNSIKESQSNAVNESNQYTDQKTQQLNNSIKESQSNAVNESNQYTDQKTQQLNNSIKESQSNAVNESNQYTDQKTQQLNNNIKESQSNAVSESNQYTDQKTQKLNNNIKESQSNAITESHHYTNQKTDQLNTSIKSAQSKAISDSRNYTNQRVDMLEQNMNGRLNSLDNKMDKNADRANAGIASVSAMANIPYTNNTNFSMGIGLGNYRNGNAAAFGGQYNVNDNVNIRSSISWNNEDSAVYGAGIAVGF; via the coding sequence ATGAGAAAAATTCAAAAAAGCTATTTACTCTCTATTATGTCAATTTTATTAACCTTTAATGCTGTTGCGGGCGAATCAAAAAACGACTCATTTTCAAGTAAAGTACTAACTAGCCTACAACCCTATGATATTCAAAATCAAATTAATAAAGCAGCGGTGGAAGCCATTCGGATTGGTACACAATATACCGATAGTAAGGCGGAAGAATTAAATACCGCAATAGAGGTTTCTGAAAAAAACAATAAAAGCTATACAAATAAAAAAGTGACTGAGTTAAATACTCGAATTTTAACTTCCACCACTCAAGCTATTAGCGTTGGTATCAATTATACTGATGAACAAGTGAAAATTTTAGATTCCAATATTCAAGATGCCCAAGCTAATGCTATCACCGAAAGCAATCAATACACTGATCAGAAAACTCAGCAATTAAATAACAGTATTAAAGAGTCGCAATCCAACGCAGTCAATGAAAGCAATCAATATACTGACCAGAAAACGCAGCAACTGAATAACAGTATTAAAGAGTCGCAATCCAACGCAGTCAATGAAAGCAATCAATATACTGACCAGAAAACGCAGCAACTGAATAACAGTATTAAAGAGTCGCAATCCAACGCAGTCAATGAAAGCAATCAATATACTGACCAGAAAACGCAGCAATTAAATAACAGTATTAAAGAGTCGCAATCCAACGCAGTCAATGAAAGCAATCAATATACTGACCAGAAAACGCAGCAACTGAATAATAATATTAAAGAGTCACAATCTAATGCTGTCAGCGAAAGCAATCAATATACTGATCAGAAAACTCAAAAATTAAATAATAATATTAAAGAATCGCAATCTAACGCGATAACAGAGAGTCATCATTATACAAATCAAAAAACTGATCAATTAAATACCTCAATTAAAAGTGCTCAATCAAAAGCAATCAGTGATAGCAGAAACTATACAAATCAACGAGTTGATATGTTAGAACAAAATATGAATGGCAGACTCAACTCACTGGATAACAAAATGGATAAGAATGCTGACCGAGCTAACGCAGGTATCGCATCTGTTTCTGCCATGGCTAACATCCCGTATACCAACAATACCAATTTTAGTATGGGAATAGGTTTAGGAAATTATCGCAATGGCAACGCTGCCGCCTTCGGTGGACAATATAATGTCAATGATAATGTCAATATTCGTAGTTCCATTAGTTGGAATAATGAAGACAGTGCAGTTTACGGGGCTGGTATTGCAGTCGGTTTTTAG
- a CDS encoding TetR/AcrR family transcriptional regulator, whose amino-acid sequence MVDKALIAKTLTARPVGRPNKKQPKISAEAIVSAAIIFIDSHGFSALSMRALAKEMGINPMTIYYYFEDKECLVKAIANHVYAKVIPCLSGTPIEQIKHLLTEYRECIVSYPELTLSIFNHPNAFPEEAQRVTQTLINLAKELNHATEQATLWVYILIDFTHGSALAVSNRNNIDTQKSDSDYYHQSIDTLLRNLNKNDEIQYN is encoded by the coding sequence ATGGTAGATAAAGCATTGATAGCGAAAACATTGACAGCGAGACCGGTTGGACGCCCAAATAAGAAACAGCCCAAAATATCTGCCGAGGCAATTGTCAGCGCTGCAATAATATTTATTGATTCTCATGGATTTTCAGCACTCAGTATGCGAGCACTTGCTAAAGAAATGGGCATCAATCCCATGACAATTTATTACTATTTTGAAGACAAAGAATGTTTAGTCAAAGCGATTGCCAACCATGTTTACGCTAAGGTAATACCTTGTTTATCGGGAACACCAATCGAGCAAATAAAGCACCTATTAACTGAATACCGAGAATGTATTGTGAGTTACCCTGAATTAACGTTATCAATATTTAATCACCCAAATGCTTTTCCTGAAGAAGCTCAGCGGGTCACACAAACGCTGATCAATCTGGCTAAAGAGCTTAATCACGCCACAGAACAAGCAACATTGTGGGTGTATATCCTGATCGATTTTACCCATGGTTCTGCGCTTGCTGTTTCTAACCGAAATAATATTGATACTCAAAAAAGCGACTCCGATTATTATCACCAGAGTATTGATACCTTGTTGCGTAATTTAAATAAGAACGATGAAATACAATATAATTAG
- a CDS encoding DUF2798 domain-containing protein produces MSYQDRNYVLGIPKLPMRALFFLVPFFLSLVMSGIVSLISTLRALGFTSEIYEPWISSWAISWMIAFPTVLFVLPIARRISLLFVKQA; encoded by the coding sequence ATGTCATATCAAGACCGTAATTATGTATTAGGTATACCTAAACTTCCTATGAGAGCCCTATTTTTTCTGGTGCCTTTCTTTTTATCTTTAGTGATGAGCGGTATTGTTTCACTAATAAGTACTCTGCGTGCGCTGGGTTTTACTTCCGAGATTTATGAGCCTTGGATTAGTTCATGGGCCATTTCATGGATGATTGCATTCCCAACAGTATTATTTGTTTTGCCTATCGCAAGACGTATATCACTGCTATTTGTTAAGCAAGCTTAA
- a CDS encoding TOBE domain-containing protein, producing the protein MSISARNQLTGTVESVVAGVVNDEVVLSLGNGETISAVITKNSTQLLGLAKGKQAVAIIKAPWVVLVSDEHEYLFSARNQFNGRIDSIETGSVNAIVHLTTSAGTKLSAVVTNNSVAEMKLAAGSKVTAIVKASSVILATKK; encoded by the coding sequence ATGTCAATTTCAGCACGTAATCAGCTTACAGGAACGGTCGAATCAGTTGTGGCTGGTGTCGTTAATGATGAAGTGGTTTTAAGCTTAGGTAATGGTGAAACAATTTCGGCGGTGATCACGAAAAATAGTACCCAGTTGTTAGGCTTGGCGAAAGGTAAGCAGGCTGTTGCGATTATTAAAGCACCATGGGTTGTCTTGGTCTCGGATGAGCATGAGTATCTCTTTTCGGCTCGTAACCAATTCAACGGGCGTATTGATTCGATTGAGACGGGCAGCGTTAATGCTATTGTCCATTTGACGACAAGTGCAGGTACTAAATTATCTGCAGTGGTAACGAATAATAGCGTTGCTGAGATGAAACTAGCGGCAGGAAGCAAAGTCACTGCTATCGTGAAAGCATCCAGTGTGATTTTAGCGACGAAAAAATAG
- a CDS encoding dihydrofolate reductase family protein, which yields MTTGHVFIATSLDGFIARENGDISWLLQLDSTGEDHGYEAFIANIDVIIMGRGTYETIKHIQPWFYNRPVIVLSKTLAQETIPEELIGKVRFVDLSPKKVMPMLKKEGYHHAYIDGGKVVQSFISEGLISDLTITRVPILLGSGRPLFGKIPNDIHLYHTQTKTFDSGFIQSHYEIKQSSNEGE from the coding sequence ATGACCACTGGACATGTTTTTATTGCAACCAGCCTTGATGGCTTTATAGCCCGTGAAAACGGTGATATCAGCTGGTTACTTCAGCTAGATTCAACTGGTGAAGATCACGGTTATGAAGCATTTATTGCCAATATTGATGTGATTATTATGGGTAGAGGTACCTACGAGACAATAAAACATATTCAACCTTGGTTTTATAATCGCCCGGTCATTGTGCTATCAAAAACACTCGCTCAAGAAACTATCCCTGAAGAATTAATAGGAAAAGTACGCTTCGTTGACCTATCCCCCAAAAAAGTCATGCCGATGCTAAAAAAAGAAGGATATCATCACGCCTATATTGATGGCGGAAAAGTGGTTCAATCTTTTATTTCTGAAGGTTTGATCAGTGACCTGACCATAACTAGAGTCCCCATTTTATTAGGTTCTGGTCGCCCATTGTTTGGTAAAATTCCTAACGATATTCACTTATACCATACACAAACTAAAACCTTTGATTCTGGATTTATCCAATCCCACTATGAAATAAAACAGTCATCGAATGAAGGCGAATAA
- the can gene encoding carbonate dehydratase — MAMDKIKELFVNNREWATSIKEQDPGFFRQLSKDQQPKFLWIGCSDSRVPSEKLIKVGPGDLFVHRNIANLVVHTDLNCLSAIQYAIDVLKVEHIIVCGHYGCGGVEAAINNKELGLIDNWLLHIRDIWFKHGRMLGELKPTERINRLCELNVIEQVYNLGHSTVLQSAWKRGQDIMVHGWIYGINDGYLVDLDITADSRAKLELCYREAIAALTTKAPFTTGCSAD; from the coding sequence ATGGCGATGGATAAAATTAAAGAATTATTTGTGAATAACAGGGAATGGGCAACGTCTATTAAAGAACAAGACCCTGGCTTTTTTCGACAACTATCAAAAGACCAACAACCTAAATTTTTATGGATTGGTTGCTCAGATAGCCGAGTACCTTCTGAAAAATTAATTAAAGTTGGCCCCGGCGATCTATTTGTTCATCGAAATATAGCGAATCTCGTGGTTCACACCGATCTCAACTGTTTATCTGCTATCCAGTATGCTATTGATGTGCTCAAAGTAGAGCATATTATTGTCTGTGGGCATTATGGCTGTGGTGGTGTTGAGGCAGCGATCAACAATAAGGAATTAGGTTTAATTGATAATTGGCTGCTGCACATTCGAGATATTTGGTTTAAACATGGCAGAATGTTAGGTGAGCTCAAACCAACAGAACGTATTAATCGCTTATGTGAATTGAACGTTATTGAGCAAGTTTATAATCTGGGCCATTCCACTGTATTGCAATCTGCATGGAAAAGAGGGCAGGATATTATGGTTCACGGCTGGATTTACGGTATTAATGATGGCTATTTGGTGGATCTGGATATTACGGCGGATAGCCGAGCAAAACTGGAACTTTGTTATCGCGAAGCGATAGCGGCTTTAACCACAAAAGCACCGTTTACGACAGGTTGCTCTGCGGACTAA
- the fdxH gene encoding formate dehydrogenase subunit beta: MSMQSQDIIKRSATNSITPPPQARDDKFEVCKLIDVSSCIGCKACQVACSEWNDIRDEVGHCVGVYDNPTDLSAKSWTVMRFSEVSEQGKLEWLIRKDGCMHCADPGCLKSCPSAGAIIQYANGIVDFQSEHCIGCGYCIAGCPFNIPRLNPKDNRVYKCTLCVDRVAVGQEPACVKTCPTGAIRFGTKNEMLEYGAERVEKLQKRGYAQAGIYDPEGVGGTHVVYVLHHADKPELYHGLPKDPQIDTPINLWQSILKPLSVAGFIATFAGLIFHYVGIGPNKEVDDEEEKDDHE; encoded by the coding sequence ATGTCCATGCAATCTCAAGACATTATTAAACGTTCCGCGACCAATAGCATTACGCCTCCACCACAGGCGCGTGACGATAAATTTGAAGTCTGCAAACTCATTGACGTGTCATCCTGCATCGGCTGTAAAGCCTGTCAGGTGGCATGTTCGGAATGGAACGATATCCGTGATGAAGTGGGGCACTGCGTTGGGGTTTACGATAACCCAACCGATTTAAGTGCCAAATCTTGGACGGTGATGCGTTTTAGCGAAGTCAGTGAACAAGGTAAATTGGAATGGCTGATCCGTAAAGATGGCTGTATGCACTGCGCCGATCCTGGCTGCTTGAAGTCATGTCCATCTGCGGGTGCGATTATTCAATATGCTAACGGTATTGTGGATTTCCAATCGGAACACTGTATTGGTTGTGGTTACTGTATCGCGGGTTGCCCGTTCAACATTCCTCGATTAAATCCAAAAGATAATCGAGTGTACAAATGTACGTTATGTGTTGACCGTGTAGCAGTGGGACAAGAACCAGCTTGCGTGAAAACCTGTCCAACAGGTGCAATTCGTTTTGGTACTAAAAACGAAATGCTGGAATATGGCGCGGAGCGTGTTGAAAAACTGCAAAAACGTGGTTATGCCCAAGCGGGCATTTATGATCCTGAAGGCGTTGGGGGAACCCATGTGGTGTACGTGTTACATCATGCGGATAAACCTGAGCTTTACCACGGATTACCAAAAGATCCACAGATTGATACCCCAATTAATCTATGGCAAAGCATCCTGAAACCATTATCGGTAGCGGGCTTTATCGCCACATTTGCAGGGCTGATTTTCCACTATGTGGGTATTGGTCCAAACAAAGAAGTGGATGATGAAGAGGAGAAAGATGACCATGAGTAA
- the fdnI gene encoding formate dehydrogenase-N subunit gamma — protein sequence MSKKSKMIVRTKFIDRACHWTVVISFFLVALSGIALFFPTLKWLTETFGTPQMGRILHPFFGVLIFVVLMFMFVRFVKHNIPDRKDVPWLLNIVQVLKGNEHKVADVGKYNAGQKMMFWSIMSMIFVLLITGIIMWRPYFAHLFPIWMVRWSILIHALSAIILIHAILIHMYMAFWVKGSIDGMIEGKVSRRWAKKHHPRWYRDVEAKEAKEEAEKSQ from the coding sequence ATGAGTAAAAAGAGCAAAATGATCGTTCGGACTAAATTTATAGACCGAGCGTGCCACTGGACAGTGGTTATCAGCTTCTTCTTAGTCGCATTGTCGGGTATTGCACTGTTTTTCCCAACCTTGAAGTGGCTGACTGAAACCTTCGGTACGCCACAAATGGGACGAATTTTGCATCCTTTCTTCGGTGTGCTTATTTTCGTCGTGCTGATGTTTATGTTTGTGCGCTTTGTAAAACACAATATTCCAGATAGAAAAGATGTTCCTTGGCTACTGAATATTGTTCAAGTTCTCAAAGGTAACGAACATAAAGTGGCTGATGTGGGCAAATACAACGCCGGTCAAAAAATGATGTTCTGGAGTATCATGAGTATGATTTTTGTACTTTTGATCACCGGGATTATCATGTGGCGTCCTTATTTTGCCCATTTATTCCCAATCTGGATGGTGCGTTGGAGTATTTTGATCCACGCATTGTCGGCGATTATTCTGATCCACGCGATTTTAATCCACATGTATATGGCATTTTGGGTTAAGGGCTCTATTGACGGAATGATTGAAGGTAAAGTTAGCCGTCGCTGGGCGAAGAAACATCACCCACGTTGGTATCGCGATGTTGAAGCGAAAGAAGCCAAAGAGGAAGCTGAAAAAAGCCAGTAA
- the fdnG gene encoding formate dehydrogenase-N subunit alpha, which yields MNVSRRKFFKICAGGMAGTTVAALGFMPGMAMANVRENKLLRSNETRNTCTYCSVGCGLLIYSMGDGAMNARSAIFHVEGDADHPVNRGALCPKGAGLLDYIRSDSRLRYPEYRAPGSNKWERISWDDAFTRIARLMKDDRDANFIEKNEQGTTVNRWLSTGMLCASAASNETGMLTQKFARSLGMLAVDNQARVUHGPTVASLAPTFGRGAMTNHWVDIKNANVIMVMGGNAAEAHPVGFRWAIEAKNNNDATLIVVDPRFTRTASVADHYVPIRSGTDITFLSGVLLYLIENNKINSEYVQNYTNASLIVRDDFDFNDGLFSGYDAEKGRYDKTSWNYKFDENGHALRDDTLQDPRCVWNLLRKHVSRYTPEMVERICGTSQADFLKVCEILATTSAADKAGTFLYALGWTQHTVGAQNIRTMAMIQLLLGNMGICGGGVNALRGHSNIQGLTDLGLLSTSLPGYLTLPSEKQLDVDSYLAANTPKATLPNQVNYWSNYPKFFVSLMKSFYGDAAQPENQWGFDWLPKWDQAYDVMKYFDMMSKDKVTGYICQGFNPVASFPDKNKVVSCLSKLKYLITIDPLTTETASFWQNHGEMNDVDPASIQTEVFRLPSTCFAEEDGSIANSGRWLQWHWKAADAPGEARNDGQILTGILHKIREMYEQEGGKGHEPLLQMRWDYKRQFHPESEEVAKENNGVALVDLYDADGNLQAKKGELLNSFALLRADGSTASSCWIYTGSWTEKGNQMANRDNSDPSGIGNTLGWAWAWPLNRRVIYNRASCDTKGKPWNKDLVLIEWNGKKWVGNDVPDFNASAPEVGTGPFIMQPEGLGRLFAIDKMAEGPFPEHYEPFETPLGTNPLHPNVVSNPAARIFEDDRKRLGDHKEFPYVGTTYRLTEHFHTWTKHARLNAIAQPEQFVEISETLAKAKGIVLGDKVKVSSKRGFIKAIAVVTPRLQTLIVDGKPIETVGLPIHWGFEGATQKGFITNTLTPSVGDANSQTPEYKAFLVNIEKA from the coding sequence ATGAACGTCAGTCGCAGAAAGTTTTTTAAAATCTGCGCCGGCGGGATGGCAGGTACAACTGTAGCTGCGTTAGGTTTTATGCCAGGAATGGCAATGGCTAATGTACGTGAAAATAAATTACTGCGTTCCAATGAGACGCGTAATACTTGTACCTATTGTTCCGTGGGTTGTGGATTGCTGATTTATAGTATGGGTGATGGGGCAATGAATGCTCGCTCTGCCATCTTCCACGTTGAGGGTGATGCTGATCATCCAGTGAATCGCGGTGCTCTATGTCCGAAAGGGGCGGGGTTACTGGATTACATTCGTAGTGACAGTCGTTTACGTTATCCTGAATATCGCGCGCCAGGCTCGAATAAATGGGAACGTATTAGCTGGGATGATGCATTTACACGTATCGCCCGTTTAATGAAAGATGACCGTGACGCCAATTTTATTGAAAAAAATGAACAAGGCACCACAGTCAATCGCTGGCTATCAACAGGGATGCTTTGCGCTTCCGCAGCCAGCAATGAAACGGGGATGTTAACCCAAAAATTCGCACGATCGCTCGGTATGCTAGCGGTCGACAACCAAGCGCGTGTCTGACACGGACCAACGGTAGCAAGTCTTGCTCCAACATTTGGTCGCGGTGCGATGACCAACCACTGGGTTGATATTAAAAACGCTAATGTGATTATGGTGATGGGCGGTAATGCCGCTGAAGCTCACCCTGTCGGGTTCCGTTGGGCGATTGAAGCGAAAAACAATAATGATGCAACCTTGATTGTGGTAGATCCGCGTTTCACGCGTACCGCATCGGTGGCCGATCATTACGTGCCAATTCGTTCAGGAACGGATATTACCTTCCTTTCTGGTGTTCTACTTTATCTAATTGAAAATAATAAGATAAATTCGGAATACGTTCAAAACTATACCAACGCATCTTTGATTGTCAGAGATGATTTTGACTTTAACGATGGCTTATTCAGTGGCTATGACGCTGAAAAAGGTCGTTATGACAAAACCAGTTGGAACTATAAGTTTGATGAAAATGGTCATGCATTACGTGATGACACGCTGCAAGATCCACGCTGTGTTTGGAATCTGCTAAGAAAACACGTTTCCCGCTATACCCCTGAAATGGTTGAACGGATCTGTGGTACATCACAAGCAGACTTTTTAAAAGTGTGTGAGATTCTGGCAACCACGAGCGCCGCAGATAAAGCGGGGACATTCCTGTACGCATTAGGTTGGACTCAGCATACGGTGGGCGCACAAAACATTCGTACCATGGCGATGATCCAGTTGCTTTTAGGCAACATGGGGATTTGTGGTGGTGGGGTGAATGCGCTACGTGGGCACTCAAACATTCAAGGTTTAACGGATTTAGGTCTGCTGTCAACGAGCCTGCCGGGCTATTTAACGCTGCCATCAGAAAAACAGTTAGATGTTGATAGCTATTTGGCCGCGAATACGCCAAAAGCCACATTACCAAACCAGGTTAACTACTGGAGCAACTATCCGAAATTCTTCGTCAGCTTGATGAAGTCATTCTACGGCGATGCGGCTCAGCCAGAGAACCAATGGGGCTTTGATTGGTTACCGAAATGGGATCAAGCTTATGATGTTATGAAGTATTTTGACATGATGAGCAAAGATAAAGTCACCGGCTACATCTGCCAAGGCTTTAACCCAGTAGCCTCGTTCCCAGATAAAAACAAAGTGGTTAGCTGCTTAAGTAAACTCAAATACTTAATCACCATTGACCCATTGACTACCGAAACGGCGAGTTTCTGGCAAAACCACGGTGAAATGAATGATGTGGATCCTGCATCCATTCAAACGGAAGTTTTCCGCCTACCTTCAACTTGCTTTGCAGAAGAAGATGGCTCCATTGCTAACTCCGGTCGCTGGCTTCAGTGGCACTGGAAAGCGGCGGATGCCCCGGGTGAAGCCCGTAACGATGGTCAGATCTTAACCGGTATCTTGCACAAAATCCGTGAGATGTATGAACAAGAAGGTGGTAAAGGTCACGAACCATTGCTGCAAATGCGTTGGGATTACAAACGTCAATTCCATCCAGAATCGGAAGAAGTGGCGAAAGAGAACAACGGGGTTGCACTGGTCGACTTATATGATGCTGATGGCAACTTACAAGCGAAAAAAGGCGAGCTTCTGAATTCATTCGCTCTGTTACGGGCTGATGGTTCAACGGCATCTTCTTGCTGGATCTATACCGGTAGCTGGACTGAAAAAGGCAACCAGATGGCGAATCGCGATAACAGCGACCCATCCGGCATTGGTAATACATTGGGTTGGGCATGGGCATGGCCATTAAACCGCCGCGTTATCTATAACCGCGCCTCTTGTGATACCAAAGGTAAGCCATGGAATAAAGATCTGGTTCTGATTGAGTGGAACGGTAAGAAGTGGGTCGGAAACGACGTACCTGACTTTAACGCGTCGGCACCAGAAGTCGGTACTGGGCCATTTATTATGCAGCCAGAAGGTTTAGGTCGTCTGTTTGCGATTGATAAGATGGCTGAAGGTCCATTCCCTGAGCACTACGAGCCATTTGAAACGCCATTGGGAACTAACCCACTGCATCCTAATGTGGTCTCTAACCCTGCTGCGCGAATTTTTGAAGATGATAGGAAACGTCTGGGCGATCATAAAGAATTTCCATATGTTGGAACCACTTATCGCTTAACGGAGCATTTCCACACTTGGACGAAGCATGCGCGCTTAAATGCCATTGCTCAGCCAGAGCAGTTTGTGGAAATCAGTGAAACCTTAGCCAAAGCCAAAGGCATCGTCTTGGGTGATAAGGTTAAAGTCAGCAGTAAACGAGGCTTTATTAAAGCGATTGCTGTGGTAACACCACGTCTGCAAACTCTCATAGTTGACGGTAAACCGATTGAAACGGTTGGTCTGCCAATTCACTGGGGCTTTGAAGGTGCAACGCAAAAAGGCTTTATTACCAACACGTTAACGCCATCTGTGGGAGACGCTAACTCTCAGACTCCTGAGTATAAAGCGTTTTTAGTTAACATTGAGAAGGCGTAA
- a CDS encoding beta-ketoacyl-ACP synthase III, producing MSKLNAYITKTSIFLPGDAISNENIENILGYVGEKASRSLRIVLKNNGIKKRHYVLNPLSGIANFNNAQITAKSICGLVDEDFSLGDIECLAAATTLPDQLMPNHGVMVHGELGNPPCEVVSTSGICLAGLTALKYAYLSVSSGESQNAVSAASEVISPVLHARNFQAENEALVEQLVQRPEIAFEKDFLRWMLSDGAGAFLLENKPNPQGLSLRIDWIDISSYANEMPTCMYAGAEKDSNGELIGWKQLTQEEWIKRSIFSIKQDVRLLNENIIALSLKKPLQKVIEKYGISANNIDWFLPHISSEYFRQPVSECLTDLNFTIPQERWFTNLSERGNTGSASIYIMIHELLHSGRLNKGEKILCFVPESGRFSGGFMHLTVV from the coding sequence ATGAGTAAACTTAATGCTTATATTACAAAAACCTCCATATTTCTTCCTGGCGATGCTATTAGCAATGAAAACATAGAGAATATTTTAGGTTATGTTGGAGAAAAAGCCTCCCGTTCACTTAGAATTGTTCTTAAGAATAATGGAATCAAAAAACGTCACTATGTTCTTAACCCTTTATCTGGAATTGCTAATTTCAATAATGCCCAAATTACCGCTAAATCGATTTGTGGCTTAGTTGATGAGGATTTTTCTCTCGGTGATATTGAATGTTTAGCGGCAGCGACTACGCTACCAGACCAACTTATGCCTAACCACGGAGTCATGGTTCATGGTGAGTTAGGCAACCCTCCTTGTGAAGTTGTTTCAACATCAGGTATTTGCCTAGCCGGGTTAACCGCCTTAAAATATGCATATTTATCTGTTAGTTCCGGTGAATCTCAAAACGCAGTTTCAGCTGCATCAGAAGTTATCTCCCCCGTTTTACATGCTCGTAATTTCCAAGCAGAAAATGAGGCATTGGTCGAACAATTAGTTCAGCGCCCAGAAATTGCATTTGAAAAAGATTTTCTACGTTGGATGCTTTCCGATGGTGCAGGTGCATTTTTGCTGGAAAATAAACCCAATCCACAAGGCTTATCATTACGTATTGATTGGATTGATATTTCATCTTACGCCAATGAAATGCCCACCTGTATGTATGCTGGTGCAGAAAAAGACAGTAATGGAGAATTAATTGGTTGGAAACAATTAACACAAGAAGAATGGATTAAACGTTCAATTTTTTCTATTAAACAAGATGTCCGGTTACTTAATGAAAATATCATCGCTTTATCATTAAAAAAACCACTGCAAAAAGTCATCGAAAAATATGGAATTTCAGCAAATAATATTGACTGGTTCCTTCCTCACATTTCATCCGAATATTTTCGTCAACCGGTATCTGAATGCTTGACTGACCTCAATTTTACGATCCCTCAAGAGCGTTGGTTTACCAATCTCTCAGAAAGAGGAAATACTGGCTCTGCCTCAATCTATATCATGATCCATGAGTTATTACATTCAGGGCGTTTAAATAAAGGCGAAAAAATCTTATGCTTTGTTCCTGAAAGCGGCCGTTTCTCTGGTGGATTTATGCATCTAACCGTTGTTTAA
- a CDS encoding YnfA family protein encodes MSLKIIGLFFLTAIAEILGCYFPYLWMKKQGSIWLLVPTVLSLMLFVWLLTLHPEASGRIYATYGGIYIVTALIWLKVVDGVSLAATDWIGALVVLLGAGIIISGWK; translated from the coding sequence ATGTCATTAAAAATTATTGGATTATTTTTTTTAACTGCGATAGCAGAAATTTTGGGTTGCTACTTTCCCTATTTATGGATGAAAAAACAGGGGAGTATTTGGCTGCTAGTACCCACAGTGCTCAGCTTAATGCTATTTGTTTGGTTATTAACGTTACACCCAGAAGCCAGTGGACGTATTTATGCAACCTATGGAGGCATTTATATTGTGACGGCATTGATCTGGCTAAAAGTGGTTGATGGTGTTTCTCTTGCCGCCACAGATTGGATTGGCGCGCTGGTGGTTTTACTTGGCGCAGGTATTATTATTAGCGGTTGGAAATAA
- a CDS encoding YrhB domain-containing protein, with translation MITFDDAIKKANKYLKNTDSPLVITLQGRFSEGWFFCYQSKEYLETGEFSAQLAGNAPFVIDKDTGELHELGTAFPLEKYLQNYEEQKNSKK, from the coding sequence ATGATTACTTTTGATGATGCAATAAAAAAAGCTAATAAATACTTGAAAAATACTGATTCTCCATTAGTAATTACGTTGCAAGGACGCTTTTCTGAAGGGTGGTTCTTTTGTTACCAATCCAAAGAATACCTTGAAACAGGAGAATTTTCCGCTCAGCTCGCTGGAAATGCACCTTTTGTTATAGATAAAGATACAGGGGAATTGCATGAATTAGGAACCGCATTTCCTTTAGAGAAATACTTACAAAATTATGAAGAACAAAAAAATAGTAAAAAATAA